The following DNA comes from Hordeum vulgare subsp. vulgare chromosome 3H, MorexV3_pseudomolecules_assembly, whole genome shotgun sequence.
CTTGTGTTGGTTTACCTTTTATTAGGCGtcaagatttttttttctagggGTAAGCAGAGCTTTATACTAACATCGTAATCCACAGAACGTCAAGATTGGTAAGAAAAGCTGGAGAATTTCCATCTGCGGCGACAAAGGCCAAGAAAGGCAACAGGATAGGAAGGAAAAAAAAAACCGTGATACTCGCATCTCACGCGGTGGTTGTTGAGCGGACCGGCCCATAGCGGCCGGTGGACCGAGCCTTGGATGGGCCTACAGCTTCCAGTCCAGTGCCCACCGAGCGCAGTGATGAGGAGGAGCTGGCCGGGACGCCTCTCGCGGGTCCAGTCCACAATTTTTTTCTCCGCATAAATCATCCTCCGTCACCGGCGGGGTGAGGGAGACGCGGTCGGCGGGGCGAGACGCCAGAGACAAACCCAACGGAGTTTCCCCCCTGCCGCcgaccccaaaccctagccgctccTCCCAGCCCCAGCCGCTCCTACCGACCCCAGCCAGCCGCCGGAATTCTCCTGGTAATTTCCGTGCCCCAACCAGCGACTCCCGTACCCTCCTGCGCTGCGCGTCGTGGTATCTTTTCTGAATTTTGGGGTAATCGTTCGAGCCCGGTCTCGGATCGAGGCGGGGGACGGGCGAGATGTTGAAACCGTGCTCGGATTCACTGGATTTAGATGGATTTTCGAGGGAGGCACGGGGTTTTGGGGTCGAATTTTGGGGATTTTTCTGTCCATGCTCATGGGGGTTAGGGGTGGTGGTTGGGGAAAGGGAGGAAAGGATTTTTTTGGCCGCCCTTTTTTGGATGCGGTGCCCGGGGCTTTAGGGGTCCGGGCTCAAAGGCACCTTTTGGCGAGGTTTGATTGGGTTTTTAGGGTTTGCTTGTTGGTTGGAGTCGATTcgatggaggggaggggaggggagggcatGGAAATATTAGATGTTTGTATTTTCTACATCTCCATGTACTTTATCTCCATCCAATTGTGTATATGTGCGCCGATTTTCTAGGAAAAGGGTGTTGGGTGGTGGGGATGAGGTGGCCAATTTTTGCCACTTTTGGTCCACAATCTAACCTCTTTGCTGCTTTGAATTGTGTAGATTCGTCCAGACATGCCTTTTCAGGAATAATATTGCATTTCTTTTATTTGTTCATTGATAAACAGATGAATTGTGACTGTATTTGATTGCAAAGTTTTGTTAACTTGCATACAGGGGGCTCTATTGGCTTTCCTCAAGCCTGTGGCTTCATCGCGGCAGCATGAGCTCTGCTGGTTCTGCAAGGATTCCAAAGAGGAGACGAACTACCAAGGCGTCGGAGGCTGCAGACCGACAACTTCGGGAGCGACAGTTTCCGGACCTGAACTTGCTTCCAGTGGTTGAAGCACTCAATACTGGGGGTTCACTCTCCATTAATGAGCCTGTCTCACACAGGCAGCCCCCTCCTATGGTGGTTAGCCTGGGTTACGAGACCACACAGGTTGTGGTGTCATCTGCTGCTGCAGGGTCAAACATTGGCATGAATAGTTTCCCCATCAACGTGGAAGTGATTGATGATGATGTTGCGATTTATACCTCAGGGCCGCCCCCTCAAGTATGTTCGTTATGCTTGCTTCTAATCTATGTTCGCATTATTGCCAGTTTCAGTTGCATTATGATTGTTTGATaagtagcatcaagtatctgatgatatttttgtTCACTTTATGTTTCAGGCAAGGCAACAGTCGTCCAGGACAGGACCTATCACTGTGATAATAGATGATGATTCTGAAACTACTGCTGGACCAGCAGGTATCCCACAAATCATCTGAACCGTACTGTTTGTAGTTGGATGTGAACATACATGTGTTTTTATATGAATCAGTTatacttttgttctattctctacAATACTGTCGTGAAGATTTTGTTTATGTCCTGTAGGATTTGCATGATAACATTGTGCAAGTTATCAGACTTTGACTGTTTAGCGTGCAAAGTAGTGTCCGCCATCTATAGTAGGAATAAATGAAGTCTTCTGCTTGCTCGATGTATCATCTCATCTATGGACCTGGGGAGGCTATTTATAATGTCAAATTAAATGGAGGTGTTGGGGCTTGTAATGCGCCATGTTTTCCTATGTGCTCTATCTGAGTGCAAGACCCAACATATACCATCTTTTTGTTTTAAGGACTGGGTTTGGCGCCTCTTTTGTTGTTTCAGTGGGTTCATATACCTTATAATTGCAGCTGTCACTAGACAGCTGTATATTTACTTGGTGGCCATGCCGCCATGGCAGTTGAAAGGTGAATTTGGGTACTCCCACTTTATATTGATGTTAGTTGTCATGATCTGATGGTTGATATTACTTTGGCCTCCTAGAGGTGAACGATCACCACCAGTCATGGACAGGTTAATATGGACATCATACTAGATACTACAACAAACAAAGAAGCAATGCAGTTAATATTATCATTAGAGCACACAGTGGTATACAGGGAAAATTATAGTTAGGAAAATCTGTCTTGTTTTCGGAAAAGAATTAGACCCCACAGAGATTACCAGGAGTCCTCGTTTCCACAAATGGTTGAAGCAGGGACCCAAATCTAGGCTTGCACATTCCAAGTTCCTGCCCTTGCTACCACAAGATTTGATTGTTGTGTGTTGGGCATCAAAACTGCTTATAATATAGCTCTGAACTTGGGATAAGGAAAAATAATCTTGTATGAAGTTTTCCATGATGCTTGGTGAAATTGTTTACATGAAAAGCAAATGGTGGGGGGAGTCCAACTTAGACACCCCCACCATTTGTTTTTCATGTATTTTCATTGCCTTACACGCCCTATCTACAAAAGAAGTGTTTTATGGTTGCCATTTACATTAAAGCCGACTATAGCGCAGGTGGCTAGTATGCACTCTGCTCTACATAGAGGAGGGAAGGTTGGGGGTTTGACTTCACCATGGATCGTTATTAGGGACGAAAACATCCTTTTGGCTTGTATCCCTGCTTTTGTTCACTTCCTGAATTGATCGTACCAACTGTTTGTTCCATTTTGTTTGTCGGGTTGGTGGTTTGCTCTGTTTCTTAAGAACGTTCTGTAGCAGCCTTTCTAAAAAAAGAATCCTGTATCTTATGATTTAATATTTGACATATGTTCCAACCATCTCTAAGTTCTGTACCATTAAAAAATTTGTATGCTGCATGAAAGTTCTGTTAGCGTCAAATCTCTTTAGATTTACTTAGTTTTCCCTTTTTGTTTGGTATATGGATTATCAACTAGAAATGGATATTGACGGCCAGTCTCGTAGTATCAGCCAATATTCTTGTATGAAGTTTTCCATATTCAGATATAGAAATATCCTGTCTCAGAACTTTATGCTGTAGGCAGATgtatattttctttatttttttcctagTTTGCCTTCTTGACCGTCTTCCCATATATTAACATTGTCTCTGCTGCTTTTGTTCCAGGGGAAGCTCTTGATGAGCATGTGAACACTCTGCTGTCTCTGGGAATGAACCCGAGGC
Coding sequences within:
- the LOC123445219 gene encoding E3 ubiquitin-protein ligase COP1-like gives rise to the protein MSSAGSARIPKRRRTTKASEAADRQLRERQFPDLNLLPVVEALNTGGSLSINEPVSHRQPPPMVVSLGYETTQVVVSSAAAGSNIGMNSFPINVEVIDDDVAIYTSGPPPQARQQSSRTGPITVIIDDDSETTAGPAGEALDEHVNTLLSLGMNPRHNPSRAQPNTDLVINIVDIPETNNTPPKVAQAAPEPVKEIPKETKFSCPVCMNELVNASSTICGHIFCQKCIKASIQAQKKCPTCRRKLTISNFHRVYLPMADN